The Phalacrocorax carbo chromosome 2, bPhaCar2.1, whole genome shotgun sequence region GTGGAGAACATATTTGCTGGCGTTTACAACATTATCCCCACCACATTCCTGCCACAACAAGAGGGTCCTTTTTTCTTAGATTTTAACAGTGCTACTCCTCTTAAGGTATCACAGCTGCAGTGAGGAGACAGACCTGTGCAATACCATTTAAGGAGGTGGTTTTGATATGTCCTGCAGCCTGAGAACAGGTGAATAACTCTTACTACACATatgtgtaaaaagaaaattacattctaAGTTATAGCCAAAAGCATGGCATCACTGATTGGCCAGTTAAGGGTGGTGGGCTCTTAGCTGTAGTTTTTGCTGCTATGGTATGGGAGCAAGCACTGATCGAGAGGCTTGTGAAGGGGCTGAAATTCTTGTATTCAAATGAACTGGCAGAACTTGTTTATTGCAGTTTTTCCACACTTCAAATCAAAGTCTAGTGAGTTAAGAGGAAAACTAACATTGAAGTTCCCTTCTCCCAAAATACAGGGTATATGGGTTTAGGATTTTATTCTTAAAGTAAacatgtaaggaaaaaaatattattgtgtATTCTGCTTATTCAGTCTCAGGACCAAATAGCTTTTACTACATATTTGTGCTGCTATCTTGAATGTTTTCAGCATTGAACTAGTTCTCACATCTAAATGTACATTTTCTACTGCTGAGCATGTAGTATTCCAGACTAACATGCTCAGCTGATCTAGAATATGTATACAGGAGCAAAGGACAAAGGAAGATTGATACTTTTGctatttctaaaagaaaagcagtggcTTCACTCGTATTACACCTACTTTGAGAACTGTTATTATGTATAAAGTAATACAGGTATGAAGTATTACAGAACAAGATACTCTGTGGCTTTCTTCCTACCAGCTGCAAGACCTAGCTTTATCCAGGTCAGCGGTAACATCAGGAgatcagccagcagcagcatacAGACACCGCAGCACACCCTTCATTTAGCAGGTGTGAAAAGTTTTCATCTGAAGGTGCACTGTCAGATTCTCTGTATCTACTGAGGTAGTCCTATTTGCTTGTGTGAGGAGGTAGGGAGCTACCCACCATCACCATCCCAGCAAAGACATGTTTTATCCtcaatatttttataagtaTTCAGCTTGTAGGGGAAGGATTGTTTAAACCTCTCCCCCAATAAACCGCAGCCGCAAGAAATGCACTTGCTGATCCCATTGTACaagacatcttttaaaataaggtaCCTTTTAAGTTGAAAACAGTGAATGCATTGAGCATTTGGCCAGTGCCATCAACAGGAGTAGGGTCAAAGTTCTTAAGAAAATAGCAGTAGTGGGATTAGTCCAGAataagatattatttttttttcagaagccaaCTATCTGCACTCTTCCTCCAGAAGATCCATATACATTGTATCTGAAAAGGATTAAAGATaagcaagtttttctttttaatttaaattctaaCTGCCTCACTGATCCTAAAATGCATTGGGTTTTGTCCTTTTACGAATGGCAGACTTAAGATTTCACAGCTGGGGGAGAgggtgtttttaaaacagccacAGGAAGTTCTTTGCCATTCAGGTTGGTTTGGCAGTTTTCCAAACAGAAAGGTAGcatttaaatcttattttagaGCACAGGTGCCACTTGGGAAACTGAGCACACATGCTACAGGAGTACCAGAAATGTTATCTGTGGGCTAAAATTGTTCCTGTGGAAGTCTGCTATTAGCCCTCTCCAGAAAATACAAGAtccattttgtttaatttccttCATCAGACAGCTGCTTAACAAATGTCTAGCTTTAAAAGGTCGTTGAAAACACATGCCCTTCTGACTGCCGTTCTCTCAAAGACCATCTGGGCTAGGAAATTTGTGACAAGTTTGTCACAGTGTGTCTTACCATCTTTCCCAGGGAAATTTCTGATGATTATTGCAGCAAATCAACACAGGGAACAGCATGGGCACAAGCTGAGCAAAAATCAAATTAGGTTCTTTGTGGTTATCCTTGGCTTTTGGGAATATGTGCCAAGGACTGCTTCATCCCTACgaaattaaaatttcatacTAGTGGCAGTGGAGCCTTGCATATATTTTATCGCCTCTGAAGTTAGAGCTCAAGTGAGTATATTTTTGACAGTACAAAAGGCAGATGCCAGAACTGCCAGCTTTTAGTACTAAGTTCTTGCACATCCTCAGCTGTTTGAGATCAAGCTGGTAGGCTTGCCTACAGTAaaatctgttgtttttcttctgtagttggtttctgctctgcaggaagggctttttttttttcttccccctttctcccccaccACTGCACTCACAAGCTAGTGCCAAAAGCTTATGCTGGATGAAATGAGCATAAGGCTCAACATCCACAGTGTACTGAACTAAAAGCAAGGAATGTTGTTGCTTAATGCCAGACAAACGCTTTGAGGACAAAGGATCCTGGGTCTCCACCAGAATACACTAACACTTCTTACACAGTACAGTCAGGGGCTTGGGCTCACCCCCATAACTGCACAGGATTTAAGCTTAGGATCAGTGTCCTTTGTAAGGCAAGTCCTATTCAAACGTTTTACCCACCCAGGCTATTAGAATGCCATCACTCCGTGTTTCCCTCCATGTATAAGACAGAACACTCAGGTGgagtatttaaaaggaaataaatactcCTAAGAATAACTCTGCAGATTCTGGTTGTGGCCAAGTAATTTTACAACATagttttcttgccctttttttcttagaaaaaagtTACTCCTGTAAGCACTTAAGATTTGCTTTGATATATTCTATCAAATACCTACTTCTCTTTTTCCCACAAATATATCTGGAAAATTACTAAAGAGCAAACCAGTCCTTAGCTTATAACACAGCATCAGACCAATATCTAAGGTTAAGCTTCCCACCACCACCGTTTAGCATTTTTGATACATATGACCAAGAATATTAGAGGCTGATGTAAATGTTATGCAGCAAGACCTCTAGAAGGCATGTGCATGCAAAAGTTGAAACAGCTGCACAACAGCTCAGACCGTAACAAAGGTACATCAGTCATGTTACTTTACTTCCAGTTAGCGTGTCATGCACCTCTTGACACCTAAGTCTTCTGCCTGTAAACATGCAATTCAAgcttttaaacatgaaaatacaaaGCCTCATAAAGTATACCACCGAGCACCCTGCCCTCCTGAGTTGTTTCTCACACACCGTACAGTTCTATACTACTGCCTGAGCTACAGTGCGAGGGGGTGACTGACAAAATGAAAGCCAGTTGCTGTAAGGGGCCTTAAGAGGATTTATACTTTGAGTCACTAAGGGAAGACTGCTACAAAGAAATGATTTCTAGTTCTCTATCAGAGGTGCAGAGGGGAAACTGGAGATAGCCTCATCAGAAGTTTTGACATTCTCCTCACTTGCACACTGCAAAGCCTTTACTGTgtagcttgtttttttttttaaatctgccttAAAGCTCCATACATGACCCTGTAATGCTGCTGTTTATGGCTCAGGGTGAGATGCCCTCCCAGACACACACAGCCCCCAGTTTTTCATAGGAAGACACAGGTTAGTCCTTGATTAATCCGAACCATCAGTTCTCAACGACTCAGTGAGCAGTAGTACATGGGGCAGATGGGCTGGAGGCTGTTGATACTGCTCATCCATGAGTCAGAGTCAGTCCTAGGTTCCTGATGCAAGTTTCACCTAACTGTTTTGTACAGCAGTTATGCACCTGACTGCCCAATCTCTGCCATGTTTGAACAGCCAGCTATTTAGAATTCAGTTTGTGTACCTGTAGTAGAGATTTTCATTGCACAGTCAAAAAGGACATTTAAGTTGTTTGATAATACCAAAGAGAAGTAGAATTCCAAGGTTAATGTTTGCTTTATACATTCTCACTTCAGGGCAGCTGAAGTGATTATGTATACTTTCATACACCAGAGGCTTATTTTTATACCCATGAAGGCAGCTACCATCATGTTACACTTCAGAACACAGAAAGAGCTCCAACTGGAGAAAGCTTGTTCATTTGCCTGTACCCCATAGCAATGTACATTCATTTAAGTTTGTCATATTTATAATTATGGCTTTTATGaagtttcaaataaaatgagTTTTCCATTAATTTATTAGACACGCAGTTCTGCCTGTTTGCTTGCACATTTGAAGTGTGATTTACCTGCTGAGTCCAGGGGCTCGCCAAAGAAAGAAGGCTGCAGCAAGATCTTTAAACAAATTGGGCAGAAGTATGGTATAAGAGTAAGAGGATAGCGAGTTGTTCTGCACCCTTTCATACTTCCTCATCGATGGTTTTACCCTGCTGGGAGCTGAACCCAATCAGGACATAGGCAAGGCAGCACACGTGACTGCTTTTATATCCTGCTGAACATAAAATTAATTGATCGCCCAAGTGCAGGGAGTTGGGGGTTCCAGTCAGAACTGGCAAGATGAGAGGAAATTTGATAGCAGGAGAggataaaaaacccaaccaaacagaaaacaaacacccCCCTCCAAATACCCAAAGAAACCCAGGAAAGTATAATAGGGGTTCACTGGCAAGTCTGCAGAAAATAAGATATCCAGCCACAACTACCTCTGCTAATTTTTCTAACTATGCAGCACAGCCAATAGCTTCACTACAAAGGTTTAAGTAGAAACATTTCATACAATGTGGCACTTGAgtcctgcttttcattttgtatttaatacCATCAGTCCCAGCTTCTCTCCAAGTATTGGTCACACCAGAGGTTGGAACTACTGACTTCTTTCCTAAGCATTTATCAGCAGAGGTCAGCCTCCAAGTCTTTGGAAGATGTAAATGTATAAGTATTTAAAGCTCTGACAGCTTAACAGCTAGAATGTGTCAAATCaaatttttatgaaaactgGTTTCTTTACCTCCAATTCTGCATGGTCTTACAGCAAGTTTCAGCAGCACTGAGTACAGAGGTGTTAGGTAACAGAATACCTTCCTCTTTCCTGCATAGTAAGGAATTTTGGAAAACTTGACTAAAGCTCTGGTCTCGTGCAGTTCAGAATAAGAAGTGAATCACAGATGCAGGGATTCAGGAAGCTGGAAGGAGGTAACAGTTGTCCACGTACTGTGAAGGACTGTAATACCAGAGTGATGCTGGGTTGCAATCTTCAACTGGAAGTGGCTGTTTAAAGGCTAACCTTGCCGCGGGAGAAGGTTTGGTTCTTAGCGCTTGAGATAGACTTAGCTTGCACAGACTCAAaatgtggaaaacagaaatgtttactGTAGTGTGAAGAATTTTACATGAACTTTGAGAATAGATACACAAGCCGTGGCAGGGACGAAATACAACAGGACTGCAAAAACATAGAATAGAAAATACTTTGGGCAATACTAAAATTCCCATCAAATTAACAATATAAACCAACATCTTAGATAAAATGgtgctttcagaaatgtttaacCACCAAAACTGAAGAGTCCTAGGATTTTTACTACCACTTATTAGCATAATTACCAGACACTACTACTGCCTAACAGCTGCTGGCAAAACATGCCTGTGCCCTTTCTAGTTTTATTGAACACTTTCTCTAGGGCATACTAAAATCCCGAGTCCCTTTAACAGTTATAAAACCCCACACAGTACAACCTACAGAGAAGCTTAAGAACACATCGTCAATCTACACTGGCAATTCCTTCATGCATATTTCAAGGGCAAATCCCTTATAACTGTCCTGAAAACATCTATGACTCCCattttttgagggaaaaaaaaaccaaaacaaaaaaaaacacttaaagtgctgaaaaataatacttCACTTctcaggggaggggaagggcaaGGGGCCAGTCAACTCTGTTTGGTCACTGGAATCGCCCTCAGAGTCCCAGCCAGGCTCAGGAAGGTGGCTAGAAAGGGCCTACCACTGCTGAGTGTTACCATCCCCTTTCTGTCCATCTGTCCCTTAACACCAGTTTTTATAGGCATGACTCAtctttattctttctgtgaGCACCAAGGGAAAAGTGAAGGTTTTTAGACCCCACACATGCAACAGCTTTCCtgtatacaaaatatttctacagTTTCAGCATAATACAGACAAATACGGATGTTTAAAGAATATGCCACTTATACTCAAGAGATCCACTCTATCTAAAGAGCTTTTCATTCTACAAAACTGAAGCCAAACCGCTCTCTGCAAACGTCTGGCTTGAATTTCAGACCCCCTGCTGGCATGAATTTACACGGGAACATTACTAGTTATTGCTTCAGCCAGGCTGCTACAAAACAATGTACAAAGTCTGTGAAATACGAGCACAGCTTAAAACATTTGATAACTTGTCCGGCCTACAAAGGATTTACTGAATAAAAATGTCAGCCCTCCACATCAATTAGACTCCTTAGTGCAGTTTTAAATTCTTAGAGTAAACGCTTAAGATTTGGCATATCTTATTGGCACAATGTTCTTCAAACACTTAGAAGTtcatgtataaatatttatactccCATTAATCAGGACAGGGCACAAGAAGGACTCAGCCAATCTGGGCAGCTTTTCTGCCTGCGCATATTCCCTCTTTGATTTTCATGCActgaagggagagctgcttcATTCGGTTATCCAAAGCCAGCCCCTCAGTGGAGCTGCTCCTGTTGCTGCTCCTATTCTTGTTCACTCTGTCGCTTGTCTTGTTCTCAGCCCCTTCTGCCCTATCCCCTGCAAAGAAAGGATTAAACTAGATGTTAAACCCGGATTTCATTCCGCAAACTTAAGCTTCAAGCGggtccctctgcagcttcctttgccaaagcatgaaaaaaaatacaggagcaGGAGCAAGATGCTTTAATGGAACCGAAGTTGGCCTTCCAAGCCGCGCTCGTCTTGTGCACTGCATCAGCAAATTACAGTGTAAACAGCCTTAGGTTGGAGTACACAAGAGCGGTGGTAATCCTCTAGTGTGGGTTTGTCAGCAAGGGCTGGCAGAGCCTGCAAGAGGTTCTTTTTGgcacattatttcttttttttttttcccctggaaagcAGGATTTTCAGCAAGCAGGacagtaacttaaaaaaaatttaaactcagactttccttaaaataaacGTACCGTCAGAATCCCACTGATCACTTATTTCGTGAGAAACCTTGAACCCCTCCACTCAGACAGAACTGGGGAACCTTCCCAGCCAGGAgaagaataattaaaacattttagatGTCATCATTAACTGCGGGATGCAGGGCCTTCGAGAACTGCCTTCCCCAAGGAAGCAGCCAGCGGGTCAGAGCTCAGCGAGCGCGCAACACGCCTAGGGGAGCTGAGAAGGTTTTCCTGCTCCCTTTataaagctgaaaaacattGGCCCAGGGCGTATCCAGCTGTGCGTACCTCTTTCCGCTTCGCATTCGGGGGAGGATGCCCCGCTGCATTCACTTCGGGGGCCAAGGACAGGAAAAATCATCCCAAACTCGGAGAGGGATACGGGGCTGGGCAGATCCAGGCTTCCAGGTCGCGTCGCAGGAGGAAACTGAGCGGGCACCTCACAGGGACTTGTAGGACCAGAACTGAAGCTGGACACCGACTGAGTTTCCGAATCTTCTTCGGATATGAAGCTGCTGCCGTTGTCATCCTCAAATGCTTCTGAAGCCACTGCAATGTTCAAAGGATATTCCAGTTAGCAAACCTGCCCCGCTCCTGCACCCTCCCAGGCAAAGGGAGTTTCTCAGGTTTGCATTTTCCACACACACATGTGCTGCTAACCCACGGGCTGCCTCTTCTCGTACTCTGTCCCCTTTGCAAAGCCTTAACCTGGCATTTCCGGCACGGGTCATGAAGGCCTGGTTCTGCTTTGAGGAACAGCATGCCTGCCAGCCATGCTGTGCAAGACCAGCTCTCCACTAGCTACTGCTCCTTGTGCCAAGATGCTCTTGGATTAAtactgtccctgctgccccctgcccagctggcCTTGCTCACCTCAGGTCTTTGGTACCTAACTTTGGTCAGGGCCTAGTTCCCTGGGCCCACCTCAGCCAGCACCATCCTGATCCCTGCACAGATTCCTGGTTATTTAAGGCACTAATTAGAAAGACATAGCTCCAGGGGCAGATTGCTTCTACCTTATCTTCCCACTTTGGCAGTTAAAATCCAGCATGAACTCCCAAGATCTCTTTTTGGATGCAGATCACCAAGCaacactaaattaaaaaaaagccccacccACATATCTCATTCTCCCTGCTCATGTTTGCTCAGATCTGTATTATAATTAAAGCAAAGCACTCCCAAACTGTCTGGCTAGATTAAGCTGCAGGCTCTTTGTTAGCAAGAGGAATAGGTATCCATTAAAGAAGGTTCTGATTTGTGCAACATAGGGGTGTAGATTTTGCTAAAATTCAACATTTTTCAATCTTGGCTCGTTGTGGGATGGGGACCTGCGAACCAAAGACTTCCACACACAAGTAGTCCCACTGGGATCagaaggttttttttacatgcatCAGCCTCTACACAACAAAAATGTGTGCTGGAATCACACTGGCCTGAAGAAGTCCCACGAACAGCAAGATATTTACAGTGACCTGAGGTTATCTTCAATTACTCCTCCTTGCAATTCCTGCCATTGTTAGACAGGCTCAGAACCAccttgaaagaaaagcaggagcaaagcagcagcGTTAACGAAATGGCTCAAAGGACCAGTTTTAAAGTGGTTCTTCTGTTTCCCCGGCAGCCTGGGGCTCACGTGCACCACTCGGACACGAAGGGTGCCAACAGAGGTGGCTGCCGTCATGGTTTTTGCAGAGATGTTCAGTCTCTTTCTGCTGTATTCGCAGATTGCAGAACTTACAGAACTGACCTAAAAGCCTTCAAACGTAAAATGGATAACAGCATTATCCACCTTCTTGAGCCCTTTCCAGGACACTTTGAGCTCAGAGACAGGTTGTCATGGTTTAGgttctgttattttgtttttaacgATGTCAAATCCAAGACTGCAGAGTGGCCTTCTCGCTCGCTGTGTTTTATCAATATATGGGGTCCAATACAGATAATTTCGCAGGGggtgaaagcaaaaaaaggttggggggaaaaaaaagatgtttccaaTTACAGGAGTCCTCTGCTTGCCAAGAAGCACTAACACCAGCCTGTCTACAACAAGCACAACTTAAACTCTAGCTTACTTATCACCATCTAAACTTACCATAAGACACAAGAGCAACTGCTAGGGCCAAGAAACTCTTGCTGATGATGAGGTGTTTTATTCAACTCCAACAGACAGAAATCAAGATACAGGATCTCCTTGgtggaaaacacacacacacaccccgttACAATGCACAAGGGCTTAACCTGACAACGCTATTTTGGTTATTATGTCTGGCAGGATGCTAGTCCTGCCCTGTCATAATCCAGTTCTGCATTGGCACTAGGCGCAACCTGGAGTCCTTCCAGCCATGTCAGACGGTGCAATTCAAAGAGACGGATGAGCCCGTGCTCCCAGTCCTTGCCCTCAGCCTCAGCAGTGGCCAGGAGGGCCAGCAACTGGTTGCTCTGAATTAGCTGTCCTGGCTCTTTCTGCCCCCTACACACCAGGCCCCTGAACTCCTTCAGCACTAGAAAACCCTCAACTCAGTTACACCTAAGGCTCTTGGGAGGTGCAAGGAGGGGGGACTTGTGGGTATCCAAAGAGGCAATCCCTGCCTAACTCAGGAAGGCTCAGCCTTGGGACTTCAGGGTGGCAGAAGATACACAGCCATACCAAAACCCCATTACATCAGCTGGCCCAGGCACTGCACTCATTTGCTGTGGCAACTCAGGTCCCCGCTGCACAGTACTGAGCGAGAGAGCTCCAGCACATCACACAAAAACTCCTGCCACTGCAGAGGATGGAGGCCAGACtagggctgcctcccagctccTACAGCACAGACAGGCTGTACCATGGACCTACGAGGCCTCGGCACCAGTATGCACCAGTGTCTATGAGGGAACTGCACGTTCAGCCTTTGGGCACTGGGCTTGTGTAATTATGAACTCCTGCAATCCTGACGTAggcttttccctgcagaaatgGAGCCAAGATACAAACTAAACCAGGATTTGTGGGACTGGGCGGGGTGGGgtaatcaaaagaaaaatactttctgcatCAAGAAGGGGAAAAGTAGTGtccaggagggagaaaaaagtagGCCACATGCAATGTCAATCTCTCTGCTTTCACAAAAACAAACTCACAATACAACAGCCCGTTCCAGTCTTTGCAATGCAAGGTCCCCATGTGCCCCCAGAAAGCAGAGGTTACCTAGGCCTGGAGCTTGCTCGGTGGTCACCTAAGGGAAATGCCTCTCATACAGAGCCTCTTGGTACACTGCATTAGCATATTGCTGCTTCTTCGCTTCCCTTATTTACAGCACACATGCTCTGCTGAAATCACATATTGGCAAAGGATCCTGCGGTGTAAAGGAGCTTACCCTTACACCCCTCCTATGCGAGCGTCACGCCTTTCTGTGCTACTGTGACCACAACTTTAGTCCCTCTGCCTCAGGCCCAGCACTGCAAGACAAGCTCTTGATCCAAAAGGTCTGTTTCCAAACAGCACTGCTGCCTCAGCAACAGCTTGCAAACACCCCAGGCAAGTCACTGACAGCAGCATCACTGGCTTAAAAATTAGAAGTATGGTTTGAAGTACATCAATTTTGTTCCTTCCATACAGCACTGTACAAAAAACAACAGTGATGCTAAGGAAACAGCTGATGCACTTAACTCATATCCCTTCCCCTTGAGAACAGGCTATTAAAGAATACAATCAACTTCTGTAATAACAAGAAGTATAACAAGTTAGCCACAGTCCCACAACAGCCAGCAAATTTCAAACTGCAGAATACACAGAGCAACCTTCATCTCAGCATTCCTTATGACGCCCACAGGATATTCCCAGGCACAGGAGCACTTTGTACTCACTGGAGATAGTGTCTGACTCTGGTTTACTCGCTGACAGGTCTTCCACAGAGGTATTGCTCCCTTCAGCACCCACACCACATCCTCGGGGCCCCATGGCAGTGGATCGTCTCCTCTCATGAATCTCATCCGAGATCATCTCCAGGTTTTTCAAGGCAGTCTTATACTCTCCTTTTGCCAGAGCCAGTTTTGCCTGCAGGTCATccactgttttcttcagttgctAACAAGGAAGACAGGTATTAGATGTGCTTTTACTATGAACAATGCGCAGTATGCAGTTCATTATGTGTCCACGTGACTTGGCTCCGTACAGGCAAGCTAGCAGAAGCCAGGGTTGGTCATCTAGGTGATGGGAGTGCCACTTGCGAAGGAAACAGCAGCAAGGCAAACCATGGGAGCCAGGGGCTGGGACTGCCTCTGGGGTGTGGTAGCAGCCCCTGACTAAGCATAGAGCAGGGTGGCCCCCGTTGACACGCAGGATTTCTCATTAACATTAATGCGGCTCGCAACAGTACGTTGCTCCTTATCCCACAACCACCCCTAAGGGTTTGCCGGCAGCCCGACTGCAGGGCATAGCAGGGCTGTGGGTTGTCCCTAAAGGGGCCGAGTCTCACTCTCCTCCGAGCATCAAGCCCATCACTTCTTGGTCACTAAACCTGCAAACCAGAAAACATCATGCCTCAAGCCCTGGCAGCTGTAATACAGCAGTTTCTGTGTCCCCAGACACGAACCCCGTTTTATAGAAAGGGCAAAAAATTGTTGTACACCTTGTCTCCCAAAGGTAAAACACTGCTTGTGTATCTGTAGCTGTCTCAACTCTGTTTCATATTGTACATTAAAAGCAATCTGTGCTGTCTTTTGTATTATGTTTTAAACAATCACCCCGCTTCAGGAAGGCACTGAGCAGCTGTCACAGAGAAACAACAGGCCCCCAAACAATGAGCCTTTGCCCACAGAGAAAAGGGGATTTCTCAAAAGATGCCTCTAGCCAGAAGGGATTATTGGGCTGGCACCCAGCCCAGGACCGGCGAGGATTCAGCTCCATGGAGCAGCAACTGCTGACCACTGCTCCTCAGGCAGGCAAgccagaggaggagagggcagccccagcctggatCCCAGTAAGGAGAAGGTGCATGCCAGAATCTCAGAGGCTTACAAACAGCTGTTGCATATTGGGCAGCCCAGGGAAGAGCTCACAAAAAAGGTGTGGGACATACCTTGCATCCCAGGCAAGGAACGGGAATCTTCTAGCTAGGCTCCTGCTGACCTACTCCCTGCTGGAGCTTTCCCACACCTGTGGCCAACAGGGCAAGGCAATGTGCTCCACTTTGACCCTGTGTGCATCCCACACACCTACAGCACCAGCCACAACCCTTCAACTCAGAGGAGCCAGGCTCGCAGTTTTTGGGGGCAACATGCAGCAAAAGTCAGTCAAATAGAAAGAGAGCGGTTCTTCCATTTAAATTTTTAGGGCAACTTTGCTCCCCCACCCCTGGCAGCTCCAAGACTAAGGGCTGTGACAGCAGGGATTATCATCCCATGCACAACTGCCATGCCCATCTCAGGGCCAGTGTGCCCTGCAAGGGGTGTGCTGTGCCAAAGCACTGGCCAGA contains the following coding sequences:
- the SH3BP5 gene encoding SH3 domain-binding protein 5, which codes for MEPGGRRGRAAEEGPRPEEEEVDPRIQGELEKLNQSTDDINRRETELEDARQKFRSVLVEATVKLDELVKKIGKAVEDSKPYWEARRVARQAQLEAQRATQDFQRATEVLRAAKETISLAEQRLLEDDKRQFDSAWQEMLNHATQRVMEAEQTKTRSELVHKETAAKYNAAMGRMKQLEKKLKRAINKSKPYFELKAKYYVQLEQLKKTVDDLQAKLALAKGEYKTALKNLEMISDEIHERRRSTAMGPRGCGVGAEGSNTSVEDLSASKPESDTISMASEAFEDDNGSSFISEEDSETQSVSSFSSGPTSPCEVPAQFPPATRPGSLDLPSPVSLSEFGMIFPVLGPRSECSGASSPECEAERGDRAEGAENKTSDRVNKNRSSNRSSSTEGLALDNRMKQLSLQCMKIKEGICAGRKAAQIG